AAGCTGATGTCACCATGGACTTTACCGCCATGGAACAAACGCAACGTAGCTATAACCCTGATTTACCTGCTGTGCGCAGTGAAATGATCATGGAAGAAAATAGTGTGGGTGGCGGTGTTGGTGGCATTCCAGGCGCACTATCAAACCAACCGCCATTAGACTCAACAATTCCAGAAAATGCAGGCTCAGCCAGTCAGCAGATCATGCCAGGGCGAACTGCCAAAGAATCAACCCGTAACTACGAGCTTGACACCACAATTAGCCATACCAAAAAACAAACGGGTGTCATTCGCAGACTTAGCGTATCTGTGGCGGTTGATTACACGCAAGTTGCAGGTGAAGATGGCGCGATAACGCCAACACCACGTAAGCAGGAAGAAATACTTAATATTCGCAGATTATTGCAAGGCGGTATTGGCTTTGATGTAACGCGAGGTGACTCGCTAGAAGTGGTAAGTGTACCCTTTACTCGAATGGATGCTGGCGAGATAGAAGATGTACCTTTGTGGGAGCAGCCAGGTTTTCTACCAATTCTTAAGCTAGTTATTGGTGGGTTAGTTATAATAGTACTTATCATTTTTGTGATTCGTCCAATGCTACGCCGCTTAATTAACCCTGATGAGTCGAATGATGCAGAAGAGTTTGATGCGGATGAAGGTTTGGATCTTGGTGATGATACAATAAGCATGCTGACCTCAGAATTCGATGAAGGTCAAGTCGGCTTTGCACCGGATGGCTCGTTAATGTTACCAGACCTACACAAAGATGAAGATGTGCTTAAAGCAGTAAGAGCACTTGTAGCGAATGAACCAGAACTCTCAGCCCAAGTAGTGAAGGGCTGGTTGATGCAAGACGAGTAGTGAGAGAGTAATTATGGCTGAAGAACTCGCCAATGTTGAAGAACCGTCATACGACGTCAGTAAATTAGAAGGCGTCGAAAAAGCTGCAATCTTACTATTGAGTTTGTCTGAAGAAGATGCGGCGCAAATTTTAAAACACTTAGAGCCAAAGCAAGTACAGAAACTGGGTACTGAAATGGCCAAAGTGGATGATATGACGCAGACGAAAATAACTGCGGTACACAAACATTTTATTGAAGAAATTCAAAACTACAGCACCATTGGTTTCCAAAGCCAAGACTTTGTTAAACGGGCACTAACCGCGGCACTTGGTGAAGATAAAGCCGCTAACCTCATTGATCAAATATTGATGGGAAGCGGTGCCAAAGGTCTTGATTCACTTAAATGGATGGATTCGAAGCAGGTTGCCAGTATCATTAGAAATGAGCACCCGCAGATCCAAACCATCGTATTGTCTTACCTAGAGCCAGAGCAAAGTGCAGAAATTTTGGCGCAATTCCCAGAGAAAGTGCGCTTAGACCTTCTCATGCGTATTGCTAACCTTGAAGAAGTTCAACCGGCGGCACTACAAGAACTGAACGAAATTATGGAGAAACAGTTTGCGGGTCAAGCGGGTACTCAAGCAGCCAAAATGGGCGGCTTGAAGTCGGCGGCCAACATCATGAACTACCTAGATACTGCAATCGAAGGGCAGTTAATGGATGCTATCCGTGAGCAAGATGAAGAAATGAGCCAGCAAATCCAAGACCTTATGTTTGTCTTTGACAACTTGGTGGATGTTGATGATAAAGGCATTCAGGCCATATTGCGGGAAGTACAACAAGATGCGCTACTTAAAGCCATCAAAGGTGCAGACGAAGAGCTTAAAGAAAAGATCATGCGTAACATGTCTAAACGTGCAGCTGAGATGCTTAACGATGACCTTGAAGCACTCGGTCCTGTGCGTATTAGTGAAGTGGAAACCGCTCAAAAAGAAATCTTGTCTGTGGCTCGTCGTCTGTCTGACTCTGGTGAAATTATGCTTGGCGGCGGTGGCGGCGAAGAATTCCTGTAAGCGGATAGATGTGGTTGGTAACTAGTCAAACTGGGCGAGTGCCACGGCGTAAAAGTCAGGTAAAAGAATGACGGCAAAAAAAAGTTTTTCAGAAAGCGAAGCAAGTGAAGCTAAAAAGTGGGACTTACCTTTTGTGGACGATCCTCATGCGCCACGAGATAACGAACCCACTAATGCGTTAAATCGCCGTTCTGATTGGAAATACGAGCCCCCTGAAGAAGAGGAAGAGATCTTACCGCCCACGGCACAAGAGATAGAAGCTATTCGACAAGCAGCTTTCGACGAAGGACACCTAGAGGGTAAGACAACAGGCTTTGATGAAGGTAAAGCAGAAGGATTAGAAAAAGGGTACGCCGAAGGGTTAGAGAAAGGACAGGCAGAAGGACTATCGCAAGGGTTGGAAGAGGGAAGGCAGCAAGTTGCTACTCAAGCTGAGGTGTGGCAACTATTGGCGGAGAAACTTCATGATCCCTTATCGCAAGTTAATGATGAAACGCGCGATCAGCTTGTAAAACTCGCAGTCACACTGGCTAAAGCGGTGATTAAAACAGAAGTTACCACTAACACGCAGGTTATCCAGCAAGCATTAAGTGAAGGGATTAAAGCGCTTCCTATCAACCAAACTGAATATCAAATACACATGCACCCTGAAGATATTGCCATTGTGCAAGCGCATTTTGGTGAAGAAGAGATTGCAAAAAAAGGCTGGAACTTTATCGAATCTGCGGCAATGGAACGGGGAGGTTGTGACATTGCGACAGCTCATAATGCGGTTGACGTCTCGATTGAACGACGTTGTCGCGACGTTATCGAACAATTCCTTTTAAACCAAGGTCTATCAGATGACTAGCCCTTGGCACAATCATTTTGAGTCATTGACCAAACAGGTTACCTCTCCTCCCGTGGTCGCTGCTGGCAAATTAGTGCGAGGCATAGGACTAACGCTAGAAGCGGTTGGCTGCCAATTACCGGTTGGAAGTCAATGCTTGGTTCAGACCATCGAAGGCGAAATTGAAGCTGAAGTTGTTGGCTTTGGCGATGACATCACCTATCTAATGCCCACAGAAGCCGTGCGCGGTATTGTGCCAGGTAGCCGCGTTATGCCGCTTAATCGACAAAGCGGATTACCTGTTGGCATGGGGTTACTCGGCCGAGTAGTGGATGGAAATGGCCAACCCCTTGACGGTTTAGGTGCAATTGAGGCAGAAGCTCGCGCGCCGACGACTCGCCCTCCTATGAACCCGCTTATTCGCCGCCCCATTAATACACCAATGGATGTTGGCGTGCGGGCAATCAACGCCCTTAATACCGTGGGCGTTGGGCAACGTATGGGGCTGTTTGCCGGTAGTGGTGTTGGTAAAAGTGTTTTGCTTGGCATGATGACGCGAGGCTGCGAAGCCGATGTTGTCGTTGTTGGGCTTGTTGGCGAACGGGGACGAGAAGTAAAAGAGTTCATCCATGAAATTTTAACCGAAGAAGAACGACAACGGGCAGTTGTTGTTGCAGCGCCGGCCGATACCTCCCCACTGATGCGACTAAAGGGCTGTGAAACAGCAGTGACTATCGCCGAGTATTTTCGCGACAAAGGCATGAAGGTACTCTTATTAATTGACTCATTGACGCGATACGCCATGGCGCAACGTGAAATAGCGCTTGCTGTGGGTGAGCCGCCTGCAACGAAAGGCTATCCGCCATCAGTGTTTGCACGCTTACCTGCGCTGGTGGAGCGTGCGGGGAATGGGAGTGAGCGACAAGGCTCAATAACGGCGTTTTACACCGTACTGACAGAAGGTGATGACCTCCAAGATCCTATTGCTGATGCCGCGCGCGCCATTTTAGATGGTCACGTCGTTCTGTCACGAACCTTAGCGGACAGTGGTCACTATCCTGCGATAGATATCGAAGCATCTATCAGCCGCGTAATGCCTATGGTAGTAAGTGAAGAGCATCAGTTAATGGCGCGAAGAATTAGGCAGGTATACTCGAACTACAAGCAAAACCAAGATCTCATCTCAATTGGCGCCTATGCGAAGGGCTCTGATCCTCGCATCGACTTAGCAATCCGTGCAGAGCCGGCGATTAATGCGTTTTTGCAGCAGGGTATGAAGCAAGTACTGCCTTATGACGAAAGTTTGGAAGGTATGGCTGCTCTTGCCAAAGGCCTTGGGCAAGGTTAAGGGTAAGTTGTGACTCGCTATGTCTAAACAACTAGAACGTCTTGCAGAGTTTGAAAAAGAAAAAGAAGAACGTGAGGCGCGTTTCTATCAACAAGCTCAGCAAAATGTAAATCAACAAAAGCAAAAACTGTCTAGTCTCGAACAATATCGCATCGACTATATAAAAGGCATTCAACAAACAGGTCAAGGTGGTGTAACAGCTACTTACTACCAGCAACATCTGTCATTTGTGGGCAAATTAGACAAAGCGTGTGAACAACAGATGCAAGTTATTGCACGAGCGAAAATGGCGGCAGATCAGCGCAAGCAAATGTGGCTTAAGCAGCAGCAAAAGGTAAAGGCCGTTAATTTACTGCTGGATAAAAAGAAAGTGGCAGCACAACGCAAAGCGGCAAAGGAAGAGCAAGCAATGATGGACGAGTTTGCCACCCAGCGCTTTTATCGCGCCAAGAATTCACCTTTCTAAAGTTCTCGCTATTTCGCTGATTCATAAAACTATTCTTACCTATGTGGATGTGATTTTGATGGCGCTCTCCCATTTAAATACCAGTTGGCGCGCCCTTTGCAGTGCCTCTTTAAAGACGATTATTGAAACCATTACGAAGAACAAACGGATAAGTCTTTGCGGTATTGCCGCAAAGCGCCAAGTCGGGCGCAGTACCTTATTGTAAGCGCCTGTATATATTGTACAAATGCCTTTCAAACGCTGTTACCACACGTTTATAAAAGTGCTATCTAAGTAGGACGGTAGAAGATTATGCAACAAGTTGCCGCACAGAAAACAGACATTGCCGCTTTGCCTTTTGCTGCAAGCAGCACAGCTCAAGCTGTTGAAGCTGGAATTGACGGAAAAGCCGAAAGCCAAAAAGGCAATGGGTTTGATAGTCTTTACCAAGTTGCAAAAACTCAGGCAAACCAGGCAGAGCCAAAGCGAACTTCAACGTCCTCAAATACACCTGCAAATACAACTCATTCTGTAGTTCGCGAAGGAAAGGATAAGGATGCTGGGCATACCAATTTACCAAGTGACGAGAAGGTCTCAGACGCACCAACACCAACTCACGAAACTGAAGTAAAGGCTAAGCCAGCGCACGACACGCTTGTAGAAGATAACTCAGAATCGCCTGAGCTAGCGCAGCACAATGAAAACAAAGATGTCGATCAGCCACAGGATGCGCTTGAAGTGGAGGGGGATGTCGTCGTTAGTCACCGTACCGAGACAACGTATATTCTGGGTGAGGATGGGAAAAAAGATCCTGATGCTGGCGTCATCACTACGCCTGGTACACCCGACGGTAAGCCAGATAAAGAAGAGTCGGGAGAGCCCGACTGGATAGCTTATGTGGAAACCATCGCTAATCGTCAAAAAGACAGCGCTGCCGGCGAGTCATCACAAAGCGATGTAACCAGCGCAACTGATCTGGATGGCATTATAAAAGTTAAGGAGAGTGGCAGACTTTGGAAGCTGCCTGAAGACGTAGATAGCGAGTCGGTTGACTCTGTCTTGGCGCATTTATTGTCACAATTGCAAACCGCTAAGGAGCAAGGCGCGAGCGACAGTGAGTCATTAAATGCTGTGGGGGATGAACTGTTAAATTCACTGCGTACGTTAGGTGATTTATTGCGAGGTAGTAACCGCAAAGACGGTGATCCTGAACACAATGAGCTGCAAGCGGTTCAAAGTGAGCTCACTACCAACACCGATACTGACCTAAAAAACGAAGATGACTTAGCTTCGCTAATTGCGCAGTTACTCAATACGGAGCAGACGGAGTCTAGTCAAGCAACGAGTACCGCTGAAACAAGAATTGTCGAAGATGACGCTTCTGAGTCGTTGAGCCTTACCGCTGAAGAAGAGTTTATTCTTAGCCTTATTCAACAGGCTGCTAATGTCGACGGTAGTGAAACGAGTGCAGGGGCTGAGGGGAGTGATAATGCTACCCGTTTGGATGCATTGCTAGCGCAAGCAACTGAACAAGCCAAAGCAACAGACGGTAAACAGAGCGGTGGTAGCGAAATTAAAGCAGGCAATGAAAACAATGCAAATGGCGTGTCGATAGGGGCTGATGAAGCAGCGGGTTCATTACTCAACGCAATTGCTCAGCTTCCTTCAGAAACTGCGCAAAAGGCTACTGAAGCGTTAGCCGACCGAATAGTGGCGACTATGCCAAACGGTGCTCAACAGCAAAGTGTTAAGGCGAATATTATTGCGGGCATCAACGAATTCCAGCAGCAAGTTCAGCAAGGCAGAGAGCCTGGAATTGACCTGTCTGCCATTGTTGCGGATGCTGCTAAAGAAGCCGCGGTATCATCTGATGTGGCGGCAAGCTTAACAGTGCGTGTAGATAGTCAGGCTTCTCAGTTTTTACAGTTGATGAATACAACACAGCAAAGTGTTCATCAGGTAATGCAGGGGCAATTGGCACAAGTTGATACCGTTATGAACGAAAACAATCAGCTGCGCGCCGAGGCGTCAAAATCACAGCAGCAGTTTGAAGGTTTCGACAAGGCTGTCAATATTCATAAGCCTGAAGGGCAGCAACAGCTCAATGAGAAGATTCGTTGGATGGTAAACGCGCGCAATACCATGGCCGAAATTCGACTTGACCCACCTGAACTTGGCAGCATGCAGGTTCGCGTAAATGTGGCAGGTGATGCCGCAAGTGTAAGTTTTATTGTTCAATCGCAACAGGCCAAAGAGGCCCTAGCTGATGCAATGCCTAAGCTAAGGGATATGTTGCAAGAACAGGGCATCGAGTTAGGTGATGCGCAGGTAAGAAAAGACAATTCATCAAGCGGTGAAAATGGCCAGCAACTTGCAAATAACAATGACGGAAGTTCATCGGGTCGAGGAAACCGTGGAAATAATGACGGTATGGACGACGAAATGGGTGGAACCAGCGTGATTGAGCAGTCAGTTACGCGAGAGTTAAAAGGCGGTATCGATTTTTATGCATAAAATTTGTCCGCTTGATATGCGTTAGCAATTGGTAGCATGGTTATACTGCGCGCAAACTGATATTTTTGAGGTGTTGCTTACAGAGTATTTGATGGGTAAAACATTGCCATTTTTGGCCGAAACCCGATAATACGGTTTTTCGCGTTTAAATTGATGAGTTGCACATGGCTGAAGAAGAATTACAAGTAGAGGAAGGTGGTAAAGGCAAAAGCAAGATGATGTTAATCATCATTATTGCGGTGGTTTTAGTGGGTGGTGGTGCCGCGGCGTACTTTTTGCTGTTTGCCGGTGGTGATGAGCCAGCAGCCGAACAACTTGCTGAAGCCGATGCCGCCGCAGCACCCGCGAGCGCGACAGCTGGTGGTAAAGCAGAAATGGGTACCGCGCTTTATGTTGCCATGCCTAGGCCGTTTGTTTTCAATGTGCCGGGAAGTGGCCGAGACAGACTTGTGCAAATTAAAGTTCAGCTTTTGGTACGAGGCTCCGATAACGAAGAATTGGCAAAGACACATATTCCGTTAATTGAAGGGACCTTGCTTCAGGCATTTAGTATGTCAAATGCAGACGATCTTATTACCGAAGCTGGCAAAATTGAATTGCGCGAGCAAGCGGTGAGTGAAGTGCAAAAAGCACTTCAAGAAATTGAAGGCAAAGATGTTGTCGAACGTGTGCTTTTCACTGGCTTTGTCATGCAGTAACGCTGTGACAATTCTCAAGTGGCTAATCACACATTTAAATAGGTAAATACTGTGAGTGATTTATTATCTCAAGACGAAATCGATGCCCTGTTACACGGGGTAGATGATGTCGAGGAAGATGAAGTTGGCGGTGGAGGCGATTCCGATGCGTCTACACTAGAATACGACTTCTCCTCACAGGATAGAATTGTGCGTGGGCGCATGCCTACGCTGGAAATCGTGAATGAACGTTTTGCTCGCCACATGCGAGTGAGCTTGTTCAATATGATGCGCCGGTCGGCTGAAGTATCGATAAACGGTATTCAAATGATCAAGTTTGGCGAATATATTCATACGCTATTTGTGCCTACCAGTCTTAACATGGTTCGTTTTCGTCCCTTAAAAGGCACGGGACTTATCACCATGGAAGCCCGTTTGGTGTTTATCTTGGTAGATAACTTTTTTGGTGGTGACGGACGTTATCACGCAAAAATTGAAGGCCGTGAATTCACACCAACAGAGCGCCGCATTATTCAGATGCTGCTTAAAATCATCTTCGAAGATTATAAAGAAGCATGGGCACCGGTTATGGACGTATCTTTTGAATATCTTGATTCAGAAGTAAACCCTGCCATGGCAAACATTGTTAGTCCTACCGAAGTGGTTGTAATCAGTTCATTCCATATTGAGCTAGATGGTGGTGGTGGCGATTTCCACGTGTCACTACCATACTCAATGCTAGAGCCAATTCGAGAATTACTCGACGCCGGTGTGCAAAGCGATAAAGAAGACACGGATCTGCGCTGGAGCAAGGCGCTGCGTGATGAAATTATGGATGTGAAAGTGGCGCTGACCACGCACATGCTTGATGTGAATGTACCACTAAGAGAAGTCATGGAATTTAAACCCGGTGATATTATCCCGGTTGAGATGCCCGAGACGATTACGGTGCTCATTGAAGATTTACCTACGTTCAGAGCGAAGTTAGGTCGTTCGCGCGATAACCTAGCACTGAAAATAGTGGAAAAAATTGCAAGACCGACTTCTGTGAAGTCTGAGCTACAGTTATTAACCCGTGGCGGGCGCATTATTGATAATGATGCCGAGCTACAAGTACTCGAAGAAGACCTGTAAGGTAAAGGGGAGTTCCCATGAGTGAAGACGGTATGGACGACTGGGCAGCGGCAATGGCCGAACAAGCCGAGTCAGAAGCTGAACAAGATGGCGACAACGGCGACGTTCAGGTTGCTGAATTAGACGAGTTGACCGATGATGCTCCTATTACTCAGGAAGAGAAAAAGAAGCTGGATACTATTTTAGATATTCCGGTGACTATTTCGATGGAAGTAGGTCGTAGTCAAATTAGTATTCGAAATCTGCTACAGTTGAACCAGGGTTCTGTGGTGGAGCTGGATCGTGTTGCCGGTGAGCCACTAGATGTTTTAGTAAATGGCACGTTGATTGCTCATGGTGAAGTAGTAGTGGTCAACGACAAATTCGGTATTCGATTAACGGATGTTATTAGTCAAATTGAGAGAATCAAGAAGCTCAGATAAAACTTCTTATTTACTAAGGGGTTGCGCAATGCTGCCCCTGTTATTTAGCCAGGTTGTAGGCGCCCAATCTACCCAATCCATTACCAATCCCACATCGGTACTGTCAATTTTTCTATCGCTTTTACTGGTCGTCGCTATTATTTTTGCGCTTGCTTATATAATGCGTCGGTTTAATGTCACCGCCATGGGCAGTGGGCAAATGAAAGTGGTTGCAAGCATGGTGGCTGGTGCCAAAGAAAAAATCATGGTCATTCAAGTAGGGGATGAACAGCACCTTATCGGCGTTACCAGTCACAATATCTCCCATTTAAGTAAGTTGGAGAAAAACCTAGACGTACCGTCAAAAGGAATGGGGGCAACTGCTGCAGGGGGCGGTGACGCCTTTAAACAAAAGTTGGTCGCTGCGATGGCAGGCAAATTGAACCCTGAGATCAATAAGAAAAATCAAAAGGACGAATCTTCCGATGCGTAAGTTTGCGTTGTTAACTTTTGCCGTATTTGCTCTTTTTTTCATGGTAGAGCCAGTATACGCACAACAAGGTATCTCTGCCGTTACCGTTACCACCAATGACGATGGGACCCAAGACTACAGCATGACATTACAAGCGTTGTTTATCATGACAGCGCTAAGTCTAATACCTGCATTTATTATGATGATGACCTCGTTTACGCGTATTATCGTGGTATTGTCCATTTTACGTCAGGCTATCGGGTTACAGCAGTCACCCTCAAATCAGATCCTCATTGGCGTAAGCTTGTTTCTTTCTATGTTCATTATGGCGCCGGTTTTTGAAGAGGTGAACGAAAGAGCATTACAACCCTACCTTAATGAGGCTATGACCAGTAAAGAGGCATTTGAACAGGCCAAAGGGCCTATGCGTGCGTTTATGCTATCGCAAACTCGCGTAAAAGACTTGGAGACCTTTGTACGCATTGCTGGTGATGAAGGCAAATATGCCGATACTGAAGAGGTCCCCTTAACTATTTTAATCCCAGCTTTTGTAACCAGTGAGTTAAAAACCGCTTTTCAAATTGGGTTTATGTTGTTCATTCCATTTTTGATCATAGACTTAGTTGTAGCGTCAATTCTAATGGCAATGGGTATGATGATGTTGTCACCCATGATTGTATCGCTTCCGTTTAAACTTATGTTGTTTGTGTTAGTTGATGGTTGGAATCTTATTTTCGGTACCCTTGCCACCAGTTTCGGTATGGGCGTCTAGGAGGGCTTATGTCACCAGAAGTCTTTGTCGAAATACTCCGTGAGGCAATGTACATGGTAATTGTACTCGTGTCGGCGGTAATTGTACCGAGCCTTATTGTTGGTCTTGTTGTAGCGGTATTTCAAGCCGCAACCAGTATTAACGAGCAGACAATGAGCTTTCTGCCTCGCCTACTAGTAACCCTGTTAGCGCTCAGTTGGGGCGGCAACTGGCTGGTACAGCAGCTCATGGACTTTACGTTTCGCATGGTTGATTTAATTCCACAAGTTGTGGGTTAAGGCTTTTCTTACGTGGACGTTGAACTATCCGTTATTAACCAATTTTTAGCCGATATGCTGCTTCCGTTTATGCGTATTAGTGGCTTATTCGTTGCTATGATTGGGTTAAGTGCTAAGTCGATTCCACCGCAGGTACGTGCACTGTTGGGTATTATGCTGACGCTAATCATCATGCCCGTTGTTCCACCGTCGCCGATTACTAACCTGGTCGATGTGGGTACGTTTGTGGTGGTTATTCAGCAGCTTGTCATTGGTGTTGCTATTGGTTTTATCTCTATGATGGTTCTCAACACCTTTGTACTAGCCGGTCAAGTTATTGCTATGCAAACCGGTTTGGGCTTTGCCTCGATTGTCGACCCTGTTAATGGTATTAATGTACCAGCGGTAGGTCAGTTTTATCTTATTTTAGCGACGCTGTTGTTTTGGACGCTAGACGGCCACTTATCCATGATCCATATGATTGTTATGAGCTTCGAAGCGTTTCCTATTGGTGAAGCATGGTGGACAGGTGAGCAATTCAGAGACATTGCACATTGGGCTGGCTGGATGTTCGTATCGGCACTGACTTTATCGCTCGCGCCTATTGTGTCATTGCTTATTGTAAATTTGGCGTTTGGCGTTATGACCAAAGCGGCGCCACAGCTCAACATTTTTAGTATTGGTTTCTCGATTGCTCAGGTAATGGGGTTAATTATTATTTGGATAACACTCGATAATTTTACCGCTCACTTTGAAACCCAATGGTTTCGCGCTGAACAGTTTATGTGTGAGCTATTAAATATTTGTCCTTAAAAAAGACAAGTCGCGGTAGAAATTGTTCGCGCAAAATGACAGGTTTGCGAGCAAGCTAAATGAAAAACTAGGCGAGAGGAGCAGGGCGACTTGCAAGCCTTCCACCGCATGGATGCGGTGGCAGAGCGCCCAAGGATGGGTTTACAGCGTGCTTGTAAGTTGCTCTGCTCCTATCGCAACAAAGGCAAAAAGAGCAAACAAATGGCAGATTCAAGCGAAAAAACAGAAGACCCCACGGGGAAAAAACTCGATGATGCCCGGAAAAAAGGGCAGCTTGCGCGATCCCGTGAACTCTCAACCACCCTAGTATTAGTGGTGAGTGCTTTCATGTTCCTGTTTCTCGGCGGCTGGATTGCCGAGTCGGTGTTTAAACTGACACAGCGCATGTTTATTCTTTCTCGCGATGAAACCTATGACACTACCCATATGTTCGGTGCATGGGGCGAAGCCTTTTCTACCATTAGTGCGCCTGTTCTGCTGTATATGGTCGTGGCCATGATAGCGGGTATTTACGGGTCAATAGCCCTTGGTGGTTACAACTTTACGTGGGAAGGAGCGAAGCCCAAAGGGTCAAAAATGAGCCCAATTCAAGGGTTCAAGCGCATGTTTGGTATGAATGGCTTGGTTGAGTTACTCAAGTCCATCGCCAAAGTTGTGCTTATTATTGGCATGGCCATTGGGGCGCTATTGTACTTTCAAGATGAAGCACTCCACCTCGATATGGAGTTGTATCCCGGCAATATCTTTCACGCCCTTGATATGCTCAAGTGGGCATTTCTTATTCTTGCTTGCGGTATGATCCCCATTGCCATTATTGATGTGCCATATCAGATGTATAAGCACAACAAAGAAATGAAAATGACCAAGCAAGAGGTCAAAGACGAGCGCAAAAATGCCGAGGGCGATCCTATGGTAAAAGGCCGTATTCGTCGCTTGCAGTATCAAGCTGCCACTAAACGCATGATGCAGGAAGTCCCGCAAGCTGACGTGGTAGTAACTAACCCAACACACTTCTCGGTTGCTATAAAATATGATGAAAGCGGCAACCGTGCCCCCGTTGTTGTGGCGAAAGGGGCTGATGAACTTGCCATGCATATAAGAAAAATTGCTACCGCAAACGATGTCCCACTTATTCCATCGCCTATGCTTGCTCGTGCTATCTTTTACTCTACCGAAGTCGATGAAGAAGTACCTAATGCGCTGTTTATGGCAGTGGCGCAAGTGCTTGCCCATGTTTATCAGCTTAAAGCGCACCGCGC
The DNA window shown above is from Alteromonas sp. KC3 and carries:
- the fliI gene encoding flagellar protein export ATPase FliI: MTSPWHNHFESLTKQVTSPPVVAAGKLVRGIGLTLEAVGCQLPVGSQCLVQTIEGEIEAEVVGFGDDITYLMPTEAVRGIVPGSRVMPLNRQSGLPVGMGLLGRVVDGNGQPLDGLGAIEAEARAPTTRPPMNPLIRRPINTPMDVGVRAINALNTVGVGQRMGLFAGSGVGKSVLLGMMTRGCEADVVVVGLVGERGREVKEFIHEILTEEERQRAVVVAAPADTSPLMRLKGCETAVTIAEYFRDKGMKVLLLIDSLTRYAMAQREIALAVGEPPATKGYPPSVFARLPALVERAGNGSERQGSITAFYTVLTEGDDLQDPIADAARAILDGHVVLSRTLADSGHYPAIDIEASISRVMPMVVSEEHQLMARRIRQVYSNYKQNQDLISIGAYAKGSDPRIDLAIRAEPAINAFLQQGMKQVLPYDESLEGMAALAKGLGQG
- the fliG gene encoding flagellar motor switch protein FliG, which produces MAEELANVEEPSYDVSKLEGVEKAAILLLSLSEEDAAQILKHLEPKQVQKLGTEMAKVDDMTQTKITAVHKHFIEEIQNYSTIGFQSQDFVKRALTAALGEDKAANLIDQILMGSGAKGLDSLKWMDSKQVASIIRNEHPQIQTIVLSYLEPEQSAEILAQFPEKVRLDLLMRIANLEEVQPAALQELNEIMEKQFAGQAGTQAAKMGGLKSAANIMNYLDTAIEGQLMDAIREQDEEMSQQIQDLMFVFDNLVDVDDKGIQAILREVQQDALLKAIKGADEELKEKIMRNMSKRAAEMLNDDLEALGPVRISEVETAQKEILSVARRLSDSGEIMLGGGGGEEFL
- a CDS encoding flagellar hook-length control protein FliK, translated to MQQVAAQKTDIAALPFAASSTAQAVEAGIDGKAESQKGNGFDSLYQVAKTQANQAEPKRTSTSSNTPANTTHSVVREGKDKDAGHTNLPSDEKVSDAPTPTHETEVKAKPAHDTLVEDNSESPELAQHNENKDVDQPQDALEVEGDVVVSHRTETTYILGEDGKKDPDAGVITTPGTPDGKPDKEESGEPDWIAYVETIANRQKDSAAGESSQSDVTSATDLDGIIKVKESGRLWKLPEDVDSESVDSVLAHLLSQLQTAKEQGASDSESLNAVGDELLNSLRTLGDLLRGSNRKDGDPEHNELQAVQSELTTNTDTDLKNEDDLASLIAQLLNTEQTESSQATSTAETRIVEDDASESLSLTAEEEFILSLIQQAANVDGSETSAGAEGSDNATRLDALLAQATEQAKATDGKQSGGSEIKAGNENNANGVSIGADEAAGSLLNAIAQLPSETAQKATEALADRIVATMPNGAQQQSVKANIIAGINEFQQQVQQGREPGIDLSAIVADAAKEAAVSSDVAASLTVRVDSQASQFLQLMNTTQQSVHQVMQGQLAQVDTVMNENNQLRAEASKSQQQFEGFDKAVNIHKPEGQQQLNEKIRWMVNARNTMAEIRLDPPELGSMQVRVNVAGDAASVSFIVQSQQAKEALADAMPKLRDMLQEQGIELGDAQVRKDNSSSGENGQQLANNNDGSSSGRGNRGNNDGMDDEMGGTSVIEQSVTRELKGGIDFYA
- the fliH gene encoding flagellar assembly protein FliH; its protein translation is MTAKKSFSESEASEAKKWDLPFVDDPHAPRDNEPTNALNRRSDWKYEPPEEEEEILPPTAQEIEAIRQAAFDEGHLEGKTTGFDEGKAEGLEKGYAEGLEKGQAEGLSQGLEEGRQQVATQAEVWQLLAEKLHDPLSQVNDETRDQLVKLAVTLAKAVIKTEVTTNTQVIQQALSEGIKALPINQTEYQIHMHPEDIAIVQAHFGEEEIAKKGWNFIESAAMERGGCDIATAHNAVDVSIERRCRDVIEQFLLNQGLSDD
- the fliL gene encoding flagellar basal body-associated protein FliL, producing MAEEELQVEEGGKGKSKMMLIIIIAVVLVGGGAAAYFLLFAGGDEPAAEQLAEADAAAAPASATAGGKAEMGTALYVAMPRPFVFNVPGSGRDRLVQIKVQLLVRGSDNEELAKTHIPLIEGTLLQAFSMSNADDLITEAGKIELREQAVSEVQKALQEIEGKDVVERVLFTGFVMQ
- the fliJ gene encoding flagellar export protein FliJ, with the protein product MSKQLERLAEFEKEKEEREARFYQQAQQNVNQQKQKLSSLEQYRIDYIKGIQQTGQGGVTATYYQQHLSFVGKLDKACEQQMQVIARAKMAADQRKQMWLKQQQKVKAVNLLLDKKKVAAQRKAAKEEQAMMDEFATQRFYRAKNSPF
- the fliF gene encoding flagellar basal-body MS-ring/collar protein FliF: MAEATGTNLTIPDQHQSADNEPENKSGFMDTLGSTDMMRQVALVVVLVICVAIAIFVFIWSQEPDYRPLAKMETQELIETLDYMDANQIDYKLEGNTVYVRSDEFQNIRLGMTRQGLTKAGDSGTDIIMQDMGFGVSQRVEMERLKHAREQQIASTIEDIASIQKARVLLAMPKENVFARREKKASATVVLTAKRGSVIAGEEVDAVVDIVASAVQNMEPSKVTVTDSNGRLLNSGSQDSMSARARKEYEIERQREQEYLEKIDAILIPVLGIGNYTAQADVTMDFTAMEQTQRSYNPDLPAVRSEMIMEENSVGGGVGGIPGALSNQPPLDSTIPENAGSASQQIMPGRTAKESTRNYELDTTISHTKKQTGVIRRLSVSVAVDYTQVAGEDGAITPTPRKQEEILNIRRLLQGGIGFDVTRGDSLEVVSVPFTRMDAGEIEDVPLWEQPGFLPILKLVIGGLVIIVLIIFVIRPMLRRLINPDESNDAEEFDADEGLDLGDDTISMLTSEFDEGQVGFAPDGSLMLPDLHKDEDVLKAVRALVANEPELSAQVVKGWLMQDE